The sequence GAGATGAGTGTTCATTTTGTTTGGGTGGAGCTAGTTTCCTCATGTTTACTACTCTTTCAACCATTTTCGAACCTATCAATACAGGATTCACATCATCGTCCCTGTTGTTATGTCCTCGACTTCTTGATTGTATCATGCTCCCATTTTTGTGAGCAGTATTAGTAATTGGAGTGCGTAATTTAGCAGGAGAGCATGAGTTTTGTCTTCGTTTTCCATTACGAGACAAATTAGAAGCATGTCCATTCGGCCTTCCCCTGGACGCTGATACTGTCCTTTTAGGCATCAGAATTTTCGGATTTTCAGAGGCATCATGTGACAAAGAGAGAATCTCTGAGGGGTTCAATCCTTGATTTTTCATAGTCGCGGAGCCCATTTTTCTCACAGAACCAGATAGACCAGAAGTGGTCAATGCAGCGGCTGGTTTGTATGTAGGTGCAGTAGACCTCGGTACAGGCTTTGAACTGACTGGCATAGATGGCCTGCCAACCGGGGTTGAAGAGCGTGGTGTGGTTCTTACAGGAGTAGAGGAGCTCGACTTAGCGGACGTTGGCTTGGAAGAAAGTAGTGTTGGTTTGGAAGTAGTTGTGGAAGCACGAGAAGGCGTCGATTCTGCAGGCAGGGCTGATTTTCCTCTATTTGGTGTTGTTGCTCTAGGGGTCTTTCTTTGATCACCTGATGATAAAGGCTTTTTATTTGCAGAAGTAACACAGTCAGTACTGTTGGGTCCAGACCACTTCATCAAATAGAAAACGTTATAGCACCATAAAGCACGAAAAATATCGATACAAAATCTTAGAATCATGTCAAACCAACTGTTTGCAATATAGAAACGTTAAAAAAAGCTCACATTCAATACTTGCCTCAGATTTCAGTGCCATGCCTCCACCATTTGTAATTTCGGTTAAACTCGGCTCCGAATCTTTTACTTCCAACGCATCCGAAGGATGTAAAGTGGAATCGGGTTGTGCATAAAGCCTGAGAGAGGTTCAATGTTAGCATCAGACACGAGAAACAGGACACCGTAAGGCTAATATGAGcaatacaatatatttataaatatctcAGATTCATCTTCGAAAA comes from Primulina huaijiensis isolate GDHJ02 chromosome 17, ASM1229523v2, whole genome shotgun sequence and encodes:
- the LOC140963029 gene encoding uncharacterized protein isoform X1; this encodes MDASVQFRPQNRNLAMVMREVDEDLAIFLGVRNVEKERSEHLIKDSDELDDSAEQKSDGPVLESNGLELEIVQSAADENSHNLEIDENDYDSLYAQPDSTLHPSDALEVKDSEPSLTEITNGGGMALKSEWSGPNSTDCVTSANKKPLSSGDQRKTPRATTPNRGKSALPAESTPSRASTTTSKPTLLSSKPTSAKSSSSTPVRTTPRSSTPVGRPSMPVSSKPVPRSTAPTYKPAAALTTSGLSGSVRKMGSATMKNQGLNPSEILSLSHDASENPKILMPKRTVSASRGRPNGHASNLSRNGKRRQNSCSPAKLRTPITNTAHKNGSMIQSRSRGHNNRDDDVNPVLIGSKMVERVVNMRKLAPPKQNEHSSHDNSKKSSHDNSGFGRSLSKKSLDMAIRHMEIRLTIPDDLHTLATRVLSSVSAKYASASKTESPLTSSSDSFKSSIYNSSRFLDGSETEDSVSIDSKHSTASSQ
- the LOC140963029 gene encoding uncharacterized protein isoform X3, translated to MDFRPQNRNLAMVMREVDEDLAIFLGVRNVEKERSEHLIKDSDELDDSAEQKSDGPVLESNGLELEIVQSAADENSHNLEIDENDYDSLYAQPDSTLHPSDALEVKDSEPSLTEITNGGGMALKSEWSGPNSTDCVTSANKKPLSSGDQRKTPRATTPNRGKSALPAESTPSRASTTTSKPTLLSSKPTSAKSSSSTPVRTTPRSSTPVGRPSMPVSSKPVPRSTAPTYKPAAALTTSGLSGSVRKMGSATMKNQGLNPSEILSLSHDASENPKILMPKRTVSASRGRPNGHASNLSRNGKRRQNSCSPAKLRTPITNTAHKNGSMIQSRSRGHNNRDDDVNPVLIGSKMVERVVNMRKLAPPKQNEHSSHDNSKKSSHDNSGFGRSLSKKSLDMAIRHMEIRLTIPDDLHTLATRVLSSVSAKYASASKTESPLTSSSDSFKSSIYNSSRFLDGSETEDSVSIDSKHSTASSQ
- the LOC140963029 gene encoding uncharacterized protein isoform X4, whose translation is MFRPQNRNLAMVMREVDEDLAIFLGVRNVEKERSEHLIKDSDELDDSAEQKSDGPVLESNGLELEIVQSAADENSHNLEIDENDYDSLYAQPDSTLHPSDALEVKDSEPSLTEITNGGGMALKSEWSGPNSTDCVTSANKKPLSSGDQRKTPRATTPNRGKSALPAESTPSRASTTTSKPTLLSSKPTSAKSSSSTPVRTTPRSSTPVGRPSMPVSSKPVPRSTAPTYKPAAALTTSGLSGSVRKMGSATMKNQGLNPSEILSLSHDASENPKILMPKRTVSASRGRPNGHASNLSRNGKRRQNSCSPAKLRTPITNTAHKNGSMIQSRSRGHNNRDDDVNPVLIGSKMVERVVNMRKLAPPKQNEHSSHDNSKKSSHDNSGFGRSLSKKSLDMAIRHMEIRLTIPDDLHTLATRVLSSVSAKYASASKTESPLTSSSDSFKSSIYNSSRFLDGSETEDSVSIDSKHSTASSQ
- the LOC140963029 gene encoding uncharacterized protein isoform X2 — its product is MASVQFRPQNRNLAMVMREVDEDLAIFLGVRNVEKERSEHLIKDSDELDDSAEQKSDGPVLESNGLELEIVQSAADENSHNLEIDENDYDSLYAQPDSTLHPSDALEVKDSEPSLTEITNGGGMALKSEWSGPNSTDCVTSANKKPLSSGDQRKTPRATTPNRGKSALPAESTPSRASTTTSKPTLLSSKPTSAKSSSSTPVRTTPRSSTPVGRPSMPVSSKPVPRSTAPTYKPAAALTTSGLSGSVRKMGSATMKNQGLNPSEILSLSHDASENPKILMPKRTVSASRGRPNGHASNLSRNGKRRQNSCSPAKLRTPITNTAHKNGSMIQSRSRGHNNRDDDVNPVLIGSKMVERVVNMRKLAPPKQNEHSSHDNSKKSSHDNSGFGRSLSKKSLDMAIRHMEIRLTIPDDLHTLATRVLSSVSAKYASASKTESPLTSSSDSFKSSIYNSSRFLDGSETEDSVSIDSKHSTASSQ
- the LOC140963029 gene encoding uncharacterized protein isoform X5 — its product is MVMREVDEDLAIFLGVRNVEKERSEHLIKDSDELDDSAEQKSDGPVLESNGLELEIVQSAADENSHNLEIDENDYDSLYAQPDSTLHPSDALEVKDSEPSLTEITNGGGMALKSEWSGPNSTDCVTSANKKPLSSGDQRKTPRATTPNRGKSALPAESTPSRASTTTSKPTLLSSKPTSAKSSSSTPVRTTPRSSTPVGRPSMPVSSKPVPRSTAPTYKPAAALTTSGLSGSVRKMGSATMKNQGLNPSEILSLSHDASENPKILMPKRTVSASRGRPNGHASNLSRNGKRRQNSCSPAKLRTPITNTAHKNGSMIQSRSRGHNNRDDDVNPVLIGSKMVERVVNMRKLAPPKQNEHSSHDNSKKSSHDNSGFGRSLSKKSLDMAIRHMEIRLTIPDDLHTLATRVLSSVSAKYASASKTESPLTSSSDSFKSSIYNSSRFLDGSETEDSVSIDSKHSTASSQ
- the LOC140963029 gene encoding uncharacterized protein isoform X6, which produces MDASVQFRPQNRNLAMVMREVDEDLAIFLGVRNVEKERSEHLIKDSDELDDSAEQKSDGPVLESNGLELEIVQSAADENSHNLEIDENDYDSLYAQPDSTLHPSDALEVKDSEPSLTEITNGGGMALKSEPLSSGDQRKTPRATTPNRGKSALPAESTPSRASTTTSKPTLLSSKPTSAKSSSSTPVRTTPRSSTPVGRPSMPVSSKPVPRSTAPTYKPAAALTTSGLSGSVRKMGSATMKNQGLNPSEILSLSHDASENPKILMPKRTVSASRGRPNGHASNLSRNGKRRQNSCSPAKLRTPITNTAHKNGSMIQSRSRGHNNRDDDVNPVLIGSKMVERVVNMRKLAPPKQNEHSSHDNSKKSSHDNSGFGRSLSKKSLDMAIRHMEIRLTIPDDLHTLATRVLSSVSAKYASASKTESPLTSSSDSFKSSIYNSSRFLDGSETEDSVSIDSKHSTASSQ